GGTTTGGGCGATCTGGAGCTTGTCATTGCCGGCGGTCGCGGCTGGAAGAGCGAGGCGATTATAAAGACGTGGCAGACTTCCAGATACCGTGACAAGATCAAGTTCATCGGTTACGTAGACAATCGTGACAAATCGTCGTTGTACAGTTCGGCCGAGCTATTCGTCTTCCCGTCTTTTTACGAAGGTTTCGGCTTTCCGCCGCTCGAAGCCATGGCTTGCGGCACCCCCGTCGTTTCCAGCTTCGCCTCAAGCCTTCCGGAGGTGCTCGGTACGGCTGCAGCTTATGCCGACCCGTTTGATGCAGCTGATATGGCCAAGGCCATGGCGTCCGTACTGGCAGATGAAGAGGCCTCGGCTGATTTGAGAAAGAAGGGTTTGGCGCAGGCTGCAAGATTCACCTGGCCGGCCGCATCTGAAAAATATTTGAAATTGATAAGAAGCGTAAGGTGAATAACCATTCCGGTTGATTTACCCCAACGAAAATTTATTTAGGAGAATAAGAAAAACGGCCGAGCAGGCCGTTTTTCTTATCTGATGGTAGTGCCTTTGAATTTTTTTTCTTGGAGACAGAGTTTGAGGTTTTTCAAGTCCTTGCCGTCGAGAATATCAACTTCCATTCCTAGCCTTTCTGCAAGCTTGCTAGCAATCGGGTCGAAAGGAGAGTTCGAACCAGGGGACCATTTTTCAGGAAGCAGTTTGCGGAAATCTTGCCAGTTGGACATTTCGATTTTTTTGGCATCCTTGAATTTCTTCGGATCACGGTCGTAAACGTATTCGATATTGGATAAGTTGATCAGTCTTTTGGCGCCAAGCTGTTCGGCGATCAAGACGGCATCATAATCGGTCGACCAGCCTGGCTTCCAGCCAGCGGCAATCAGCACGCTTTCTTTGAAGTCGATCTTCTCGGTCGGGTCTTTGATAATTGCGGGATGGGCGGTTTGGTAGAAGATGGTGCGCATCAGATGGCTGTTGATCCGGGTGGCGTGGATGCCCAGCCAATCGATATCTTCGTCAGTCAGTTTGATTACGCTTTTGGCGGCTGACTGGTAAACCCTGGCGGTTCTGCCGCCGCCGCAGATGATAACGAAACGCTGGCCCTTGGCGGTCAGGCCGTCGATCAACCGCTTGAAGCCTTTAAGGAATGCCGTGTCTATGCCATCAGGCACGATCAGGGAGCCGCCGAGAGAAATTATGGTGATATTTTTGTCCATAAGCAAGAAAAAAAGAGGGAGCGATGCTCCCTCGGAATAATAATTATAATCTGGCGGCAACGGCCTCCCAATCGATGACCTTCATGACTGCATCGATGTAATCAGCCCGCTTCAAGCCGTAGTCGATCATGAAGGCATGTTCGAAGACATCAATGACGAGCAATGGCTTAGCACCGGCCAGGTGGGCTTGGTCGTGCTCGTTGACCCAAGAGATAAGCAGCTGGTCGGCGGCTGGGTCGTGATAGAGGACTGCCCAGCCGATGCCGCGCATCGAAGCGACGGAACGCAGCTCCGCTTCGAAGTTTTCCATCGAGATGAAATCGGCGGTTATTTTCTGGATCAAGGCGGAATTGAAATCATAAGGAGCCGGCTTGTTTGTCAGATTGGCGAAGTAGAGCTCATGCAAGCGCATGCCGTTCCATTCCCAGCCCATCCTCCGGCGCAACTCGGCAGCCTGAGGCGAAGATTGTTGGCCGGCGGCGAGGAGGCTCTTGAGTTCCTCAAGTACCTTGTTGGTATTGGTGACGTAGCCTTGGTAAAGGGTAAAATGATTCGTAAGCAATTGGTCGGAAATGCCTGGTATGCCCAGAAGATTATCAAAGTTTTTTGCGGCGTAAGCCATATGTTTGATTTATGATTATTTATTAGACTGGCAGTTGTCCTTGGGCATCAAGCAAGTCTTTGATCTTGTGAGCATGAAGGTTAGTTGCGTCTTCAAGCTCGGAAAAAACCTTTTTCAATTCAGGGGAATCGGTCTGAAAAACGATAAAGAATTTCTGTTCAATCATGCTATTTTCCAAGTCGCGCGATATCGAGAGCGCTTTCAAGACCGGAATATCTTCCAATCGCGCCTCTGTGACTTTTTGGGAAAGATATTGCAAGGAAGTCGTGATGGCGGGCAGCTTGAACAGGTGCTCGTCGAAAGACAATTCACCCCGGTTAGCCCTTTTGTTGAGGGCGTGCAACCAGCGGGCATGATCTATCTCTTCCGAGGCGATATCTTGCCAAAAGGCCTGATAATAGTCGTATTTCTGGCTATAAATCTGGTAAAGTTGGCTCAAGGTCTCCTCATGGGTGGCCATGAGCTCGATAAGGCTATCTTTTTGGTTGGTCATATATTGATTTATTGGCTTAACTTGCTTAAATTATAGCATAATGCCAAGGTTAGGGCTATAATTATATTATGTCACCCAACATTAAGATAAGGTTAATTTTATGGTCAGCTTTAGCCCTGGTTACGGGGTGGCTTTTGTATATGGGGGTGGTGCCAAGCGGGCGGATTACCTATAAAATCGACTTTAAAAATCCTGGGTACTTCATTCGCAAGCTCACGCCCGAGGAGCGCGTTTTGCCTCCAAGCGGCGGGGAACAGTCGATTGTCGGCGATCCGGCATATTTCGCCGTGCGCACGCCTCGAGCCTTCGCTCGAGCCAAGGTTACTGTCAAGTATAAAGCCCCGGATGATATCAAAGTAATCGAAGCGGGGGTACTTACTGACAAAAGGGTCTGGCGCTACCAGACCAAGCCATTGGAAAATCGCAATCTGGATGAGCTGTCGGATAGTTGGTCCTCCATACGCCAGGGGCAGACTCTGCTTTTGCAGAAGGAGAAAAAGTTCGCGAATCTCGATGATTTTTTCCGCAACCTGCCAGAGCCGCGCCGGGTGGCTGTTTATAATTTCGGCTTAGCGGCGCCCTTCAAGCTTTTCGATTATCAACCGGGCACATCGACCAATCAGTTCGCCTATCCTATACGGGGGAGTTACCAGTTTCATACCTACATTAAGGACGAGAAGTTATCTTTCCATCTCGCGATCCGTGACCTTAATCTTAATCGAGATTCGGATCCTGTCGAGCTGAAGCTTTGGCAAGGTTCAAGATTGCTGCAGAGCGTTAAGCTTCAAGATGACGGAGTCGCCGGCGATACGGGCAAAGCAGCACAGCCCCGCGAGCTCAAATTGGAGGCTTCTAGGCTGCCAGAAGCCGCTTATCGGCTTGAGCTGGCAGGGAACGATGATATCGTGACAGACAGCATCGAGACACCACAATCAAAGCTGGCTTTCATTAATAAAGTCTGGTTCGCCGAGGGCGCTAAGAAACCGATAGTCTTGGACACGGATAGCCAAGAGGTCAATGTTCAGACTTTGAATCCCTCCAAGCTCTCGACGGTGACGGTCGGCCAAAACAAATTGGCCGTAACCGAAACTTATCGGCAATACAGCGTCACGACGAAAGACAGACTGACAAGAGTAGTCTTGCCTCAAGACGATATGATCGTTTCGGGTGACGGCGTCTTTTCCTTGGTTGGCAGTTTCGTTGACCCGGGCTTTCTGAAAGTAGGCCCGAATTTCTTTCCTGGCCAGCGCGGCGTCGAATTCGTAGTAGCTGATTACACCCCGCCAAAAACGGATAAGGATGGCTGGCGGACGGCTGAAGCCGAATTCGAGCTGGGCCAGTCAGCTTACCGGGAATTTTACAAATACAGCTTCATGATATCTATACCTGGGCTGAAAGCGGAGGAGGAGCCTCAACGCAAACTGGTCTTGAAGGAAATAGCTATCGAATTCAGCGGCAGCAGCTGGTGGGGCAAATTTAAAAATATTTTTTATGAGAAATAAGGAAGTGATCATAACCGAGGCATTTTATGCTTTAACAGGTGCGCTGGCGGTTTTTACCGCGCTTGAGTTGGCCTGGCCGGGAGTTGTTTTGGCTTATATTAACATAAATGCAGTCTTGCTTTTTTGGCTGGTTTTTGGTATCCTAAAACTTAGAAAAGGCTCAGAAAAAGGGCTTTAATTTGTTTAATTTTAGCAATTATTATGATTGAAGGAGTCGTGATCAAAACGCTGGCCCAGTACAAAGATGACCGCGGTTGGCTGGCTGAAATCTATCGCAACGACGAAACCGATTACCGCAGCGTCATGGGTTACGTCAGTTTGACTAACGAAGGCATAGTCCGTGGACCGCATGAGCACGTCTCGCAGGCCGACTGTTTTTATTTCGTCGGACCAGGCACCTTTTCTTTACACCTGTGGGATCGCCGCGAAGGCAGCCCGACCAATGGCGAATACGTCAACGTCGAGGTGGGAGAGAACAATCCGGCCATGGCAATCGTGCCGCCTGGGGTGGTGCATGGCTATAAGTGCATCAAGGGCCCGGCGTATTCCATCAACCTGCCGGACAAGCTTTACAAGGGAGAGAATAAGCAGGAGGAAATAGACGAGATTCGCTGGGAGGAAAAGCCGGACTCGCCATACCATATCGTTTAATAATGATTTGAAAAATATGAGCGACTGCATCTTCTGCAAAATCGTCAAAGGCGAGATCCCCTCGGCTAAAATTTATGAGGATGATAAAGTTTTCGCATTTTTGGATATTAACCCGGTTAATTATGGTCACACCTTGGTCATTCCCAAAGAACATCACCAGATGATGCAGGACGTGCCCGATGACTTATTGGCCTATTGCTATGTCCAAGCCAAAAAACTCATGATCAAGATCAAGGCGGGGCTTGAGGCCGATTACGTTTCCGTGTCCGTCGTCGGGCTCGACGTGCCGCATTTCCATATCCACCTGATTCCTCGATTTTATGATGACGGCTTGGCCGGGTTCTGGCCGACCAAGAAATACGGCGAGGGCGAGATGCAGCAAATTCTGAGTAGGTTAGCCGAATAATATGACGCTGATAGAACCGGGAATAAAGAAATTGATAGAGAACAACGCAGTGGCGTTTACGACGATCAGTCCTGACGGCTCGCCGCATTCGATTGCCGTTGCATATTGCAAAGTTTTCGGTGACCAGGTCATCATCACTAACTCCCACATGGAAGAGTCTGTCGGAAATCTCAAGGCCGATGACCGCGTCGCTATGGCGGTTTGGAACAAGGAGTGGGAGGAGGCTTGCGTGGGCTTCGAGCTTCGAGGCACGGCTGAAAGCCAGACCGAAGGCAAGTGGTTCGAGTTCGTCAAAGAGATGCCGGACAATGAAGGTTATGACGTCAGGAGCGCCATCGTAGTCAAGGTTACTAATGTTAAAAAGTTATTATCATAATATGAAACTACTCGTTACCGGCGGCGCCGGCTTCATCGGTTCCAATTTCATCCGTTACTGGCTCAAGAATCATCCTGACGATTATATCGTCAATCTTGACTTGCTGACTTATGCCGGCAACGCCGACAACCTCAAAGATATCGAGGAGAAGAACTATAATTACGAATTGGTCGAAGGTGATATCTGTGATGCAGGATTGGTGCACGATCTAGTCCAGGGCGTCAGCTTGATCGTCCACTTCGCGGCCGAGTCGCACGTCGACCGCTCGATCAGCGATTCGAGTCCGTTTGTCAGGACCAATGTCCTTGGCACGCAAGTATTGCTTGACGCCGCCAAAAATAATGGCAATATCCGTTTCCATCACGTTTCGACCGATGAGGTTTTCGGCTCACTGGAGCTGGATGGGGACAAGTTCCGCGAGACCACGCCTTACGACCCAAGGAGCCCCTACAGCGCCTCCAAGGCGGCCTCTGACCATTTGGTGCGGGCTTATTGGCATACGCATAAGCTGCCGGTAACCATTTCCAACTGCACTAACAATTACGGCCCTTACCAATTCCCGGAAAAATTGATTCCGTTATTCGTCACCAATCTTATGGAGGGCAAAAAAGTCCCGGTTTATGGACGCGGCTCCAACATCCGTGATTGGATTTATGTCGATGACCATAATGCTGGCGTCGAGGCGATAATCGAACGCGGCAAAATCGGCGAAACCTATTGTTTGGGAGGAGAGAATGAGCTTTCAAATTTGGAAATCACTAACGATATCCTCAAGATGATGGGTGTCGGCGATGAGATGGTTGAATATGTCGAGGACCGTAAGGGTCATGACTTCCGTTATGCTATGGATATTTCTAAAGCTAAACAAGAGCTCGAGTGGTACCCGAAGATAGATTTTAAGACAGGTCTCGAGAAAACCGTGGCTTGGTACAAGGAAAATCCTGAATGGTGGCAGAAACTTAAGTCTAGGCACCACGGTTAAGAAAATACTACTTGGCTTGACGACGACCCACAAAGTCGGAAATTTATGAAAATATTAGTTTTGGGCGCCCAGGGTAATCTGGGTCAACAATTAGTGAAGGTTTTCAGCGCCGACCCGATGTGTTCGGTGATAGGTTGGGACCGGAGCGAGATCGACGTGACCGACAAGGGCTTGATCAAAAAGAAGATCGATGACCTCAAGCCATCGGTAATCATCAACGCCGTAGCCTATAACGCTGTTGACCACATGGAGACTGACGAAGGCTGGGCTGTGGCCAAGAAGCTTAATGTCGAGGCTGTGGCCAATCTGGCTAAAGAGGCCCTTTCTATCGGAGCGATCTTGGTTCATTTTTCGACTGACTACGTCTTTGCCGGCGACAACGAAGCCGGATACAAGGAGGACGATGAGCCCAGACCGATCAGCAAATATGGCGAAAGCAAGCTGCAGGGCGAACAGGAGATCATCCGCTTGTCTGGCAGGGGGTTGAAGTGGTATGTCATCCGTACGTCAAAACTGTTCGGTCCGCAGGGCGCCAGCGAATTGGCCAAGCCGAGTTTCTTCGATGTGATGCTCAAATTAGCCCGCGAGAAGAAAGAGCTGGAGATAGTCAATGAGGAAGTTAGCTGCTTCACCTATACGCCGGATTTAGCCCAAAGGACCAAGGATATCATTGACGGAGATTACGGTTATGGCATCTACCATGTCACTAACGCCAAGCCTGTCACCTGGTACCATGCAGCAAAGGAACTATTCAAACAGGCAGGTTTGAAAATCAAGATAATCCCGGTGACTTCGGATAAGTTTCCGCGTCCAGCCAAGCGCCCGAAATATTCAGCGCTGCTCAATACCAAGCTCAAGAAGATGCGCAGCTGGCAGGATGCTTTGAAGGAATATTTAGCTATTAAGAAATAACTATGAAAGGAATCATCTTATCAGGAGGGTCGGGAACACGGTTGAGGCCGCTGACCAAAATCACGTCGAAGCAGTTGCTGCCGGTCTATAATAAGCCGATGATCTATTATCCCTTGAATACCCTTATCAAGGCGGGTATCAAGGAAATCCTGATCATCGTCGCGCCGGAGCGGGCCGGCGACTACCTCAATCTTCTAGGGTCAGGC
The genomic region above belongs to Candidatus Falkowbacteria bacterium and contains:
- a CDS encoding UMP kinase, yielding MDKNITIISLGGSLIVPDGIDTAFLKGFKRLIDGLTAKGQRFVIICGGGRTARVYQSAAKSVIKLTDEDIDWLGIHATRINSHLMRTIFYQTAHPAIIKDPTEKIDFKESVLIAAGWKPGWSTDYDAVLIAEQLGAKRLINLSNIEYVYDRDPKKFKDAKKIEMSNWQDFRKLLPEKWSPGSNSPFDPIASKLAERLGMEVDILDGKDLKNLKLCLQEKKFKGTTIR
- the rfbB gene encoding dTDP-glucose 4,6-dehydratase, with the translated sequence MKLLVTGGAGFIGSNFIRYWLKNHPDDYIVNLDLLTYAGNADNLKDIEEKNYNYELVEGDICDAGLVHDLVQGVSLIVHFAAESHVDRSISDSSPFVRTNVLGTQVLLDAAKNNGNIRFHHVSTDEVFGSLELDGDKFRETTPYDPRSPYSASKAASDHLVRAYWHTHKLPVTISNCTNNYGPYQFPEKLIPLFVTNLMEGKKVPVYGRGSNIRDWIYVDDHNAGVEAIIERGKIGETYCLGGENELSNLEITNDILKMMGVGDEMVEYVEDRKGHDFRYAMDISKAKQELEWYPKIDFKTGLEKTVAWYKENPEWWQKLKSRHHG
- the rfbD gene encoding dTDP-4-dehydrorhamnose reductase; the encoded protein is MKILVLGAQGNLGQQLVKVFSADPMCSVIGWDRSEIDVTDKGLIKKKIDDLKPSVIINAVAYNAVDHMETDEGWAVAKKLNVEAVANLAKEALSIGAILVHFSTDYVFAGDNEAGYKEDDEPRPISKYGESKLQGEQEIIRLSGRGLKWYVIRTSKLFGPQGASELAKPSFFDVMLKLAREKKELEIVNEEVSCFTYTPDLAQRTKDIIDGDYGYGIYHVTNAKPVTWYHAAKELFKQAGLKIKIIPVTSDKFPRPAKRPKYSALLNTKLKKMRSWQDALKEYLAIKK
- a CDS encoding superoxide dismutase, which produces MAYAAKNFDNLLGIPGISDQLLTNHFTLYQGYVTNTNKVLEELKSLLAAGQQSSPQAAELRRRMGWEWNGMRLHELYFANLTNKPAPYDFNSALIQKITADFISMENFEAELRSVASMRGIGWAVLYHDPAADQLLISWVNEHDQAHLAGAKPLLVIDVFEHAFMIDYGLKRADYIDAVMKVIDWEAVAARL
- a CDS encoding dTDP-4-dehydrorhamnose 3,5-epimerase, whose product is MIEGVVIKTLAQYKDDRGWLAEIYRNDETDYRSVMGYVSLTNEGIVRGPHEHVSQADCFYFVGPGTFSLHLWDRREGSPTNGEYVNVEVGENNPAMAIVPPGVVHGYKCIKGPAYSINLPDKLYKGENKQEEIDEIRWEEKPDSPYHIV
- a CDS encoding HIT domain-containing protein — its product is MSDCIFCKIVKGEIPSAKIYEDDKVFAFLDINPVNYGHTLVIPKEHHQMMQDVPDDLLAYCYVQAKKLMIKIKAGLEADYVSVSVVGLDVPHFHIHLIPRFYDDGLAGFWPTKKYGEGEMQQILSRLAE
- a CDS encoding pyridoxamine 5'-phosphate oxidase family protein, whose protein sequence is MTLIEPGIKKLIENNAVAFTTISPDGSPHSIAVAYCKVFGDQVIITNSHMEESVGNLKADDRVAMAVWNKEWEEACVGFELRGTAESQTEGKWFEFVKEMPDNEGYDVRSAIVVKVTNVKKLLS